The window CATCGGCACTGGCCTCACCGTAGTACACATCCCGATCGATACCAAGTTCTAGGGCCAACACGCGAGCAAAGCGGAGATAGCGTCGCTGATCTGCGTTCAACTGCGACTCATCGTCGATTCGATGATACCCGGTCCACACGCCTTCTGACTCGGCTTGCTTCCCGACATCGAACGTCAACGGAAGGTCGATCGATGTCTCCTCATCAGTAGCCAGCTCACGAAGTCGATGTGTTGCTGTGTCGCTCGTATCGAGGACGACGTAGCCTCGCTCAACGAGTTTGTCCGCACCTTTCTCCGCGCCAGTGACCCAACCAATCTCCGGAGCAGCCTAGATCTTCTCGAGGCTAATACGGGACTCCGTTGCCAACTGGAACAGCTTCCGACCGGCCCACTGGTCCTCTCTCTCTTGGAATCAGCTGCCAGCTCTTCGACCATCACTTCCCGGCTCTCGGCTGTCAATCGGTCATCCGAGACGTCCGCGTACAGCTCATCACGGGCCTGCTCGAGTGCGTGTCCGATCCGCTGCCAGCGCTTACAGCCAGACTGGATCTCGTTACGTGCAAAGTTCAGCGTGAGATTCCCTTTCGAGACGACGACTCCACCGAGTCCGTACTCGCGTTTCGTCGTCACGTACAACCCGTTACTGTAGATGTCGAGTCCCTCATGGGGAGCGTACTCGAGTGCGAGGATCGCATCGTCGGTCTCTCGAATGAGCGATGGATGGGGCGAGTTTGCCACCGCCTCGAGTGGGTCTCCGTTGTCGACCGATTCGCCGTTGATCACGACCGAGACGTCCGTTCGTGACTGCACGTACGCAAAGCACTTGCGGAGATCGCGAACGTAGCGCCGCCAGCGGTAGCTATCCGAATCAGGGACTTCGTGCTCGTAGTGATCGATCTCGACGAGCATCCCCTCGAGGTGATGGTCAGTATCCTCTAGCTGGCCATCGCGACCGTTGATCTCTGCCCACGGTCCGGAGTTGCGTCGATCTCGGTAGTCAAAGTGGAGTGCAGTGTCGTGGCTCCAGATCCGGACCGCACCTTTTGCGATGATTGCTCCCTTGCCGATTCCCCACTCACCGATCGTCTCGTCGTCCGATCGTTGCTTGCTCCCCGCGCCAAGTACCGAGAGGTCGCGTCGTCCCTCGGTCGACGCGAGGTCGACACCAGCACCATCATCGAGGATGAGCGACCGCTCTGGTGAGATGCTGACCAGCACACGGGTTGACCCTGGACTGTCAATGCCGTTTTGAACTGCTTCACGAATCGCATCTGCGAGGTTTGCCATCTGATCTTCGATAAGGTACGTTGCAACTCGCTCGTCAGCCGTCATCGTCACGGTCTCGTCAGTCGATGGCTGACTGGCCGGTCTCGAGTCAGTGGCTTCGTTCGTGGCGAACTCCGATAACGTCGGATGTTTTGTCATGGTGTCCGCCCCTGTGGCACCACAAAAACCGAACAGAGCAACTCAGACGCTTTCGTCTAGCGCGGTTGCTGCTGGAATTGGTGGATAGATTCGGTCAACCGGCTCTGTTGAAACTCTCACAACCAGACAAGAGAGAGCTGCTGAATACAGAGCATGGATGCAGGACAACGACCTCGTTTGTTTCACGACGAAAGCTGTGAAGCATCCGCTCACTTCAGGCACTTATTGAGTGCTGAAGACGCTATCAATTTACATCTCTTATGTCCGAATACTTCCATCCAAAAGCATTTACTCGCATAACCTCTATCAAATGTCATGAATCGACGCTCGGTGCTGGCTGCTGGTGTAGCAGCCGCCTTTGGCGGCGGTCTTGGATACCGCGTTCTGCAAACTCCACCTACTCCGGGCCCCGTTACCGGTATTGACTTCGTAGCCCGAGAAACTGACCCTAGCGACCAGTCAGAGGAGCCACCAAGGATAGACGAGACAGACGAACATGAATTCTTCGTGACGGGGGAATTTATTGTCGGCAACTCGTGTAACGCGGCTATGCTTGACACAGTCGAATACGACGAATCTGCGGATGAATTGATTATTGAGGTGGTTGGGGAAGATGACAGTTGGCCATGGGAGTTCCGTTGTACCGACATTGAGCAGTATAATGAGTACGAGTTGACCGTAGACGTTGAGTCGTTACCAGCACGTATTACGGTAATCGAACGAGGATCATTTGACGACACTCATACGAGCAAAGAATTATAGTGCCGCTCGAACCCGTCCTCTCTATAGAGGTGTCTTAGTAAGAGAGTTACTCTAAATGAACAGTATAATTTATCGCTACACTACTGTTTATCTCTCCTGTACTGACCGTTCGATCTTCCGCGTTGATCGCTCCTCAGTCCGTGCCACATTCGCGCTCTGAGTTCAGCACGTCCCGCTCAATCTGTCCAGTAGCTGGTAGAAAGCGCGTGCAAGATACAGAGGATAGGTACAGCAGAGCGACTTTATTTCGTTCATCAGACAGAGGATGAACCCATCAGTAAATCTCCGTACAGGGAATGAAGATTCGTCTCTATGGCTATCGAACAAGTCGGTTGGTTCATACTGACAGGGCCATGGGAAAATCGGCCTATCGAGTGTTACGGGTGCCGATGACCAGTTCTACGTGTAGTAATTCACACAGCACTAGGACTACCCTAGTGTATTTTTGTTGAAGGAGACGACCTCTCGGTAGGATGAGCGACTCACAGTCCTCGGTCCAAGAACAGACCCGTGCTCTCTCAGCCGAAGCCGTAGAGACCACAGGGAAGGTAGATGCCGGTGCGCTCGGCCTCTCGGCAGGTATCATCTGGGGTGCAGTGGTTGCTTTCCTGGAACTGGCAGCTGGGACAAAATACGGAGAACGCTGGCGACTGTTGCTTGCGGACCTCTACCCGGGATACAGCCATGAGCCAGGGGATCTCGTTTGGGGCACAGTTCTGGGCTTCATCGATGCATACATCCTCGGGTACCTGTTTGGGAGACTTTACAACCGACTGGCGGAGTGAAGTGTCATTCTTGTCATCTTATCTATATCGGCCAATTTGGCAGTTGATGATGCTGAACCTAACGATTGACTGTCGCCCGTCCGCCGAGACGACTGTAGGCCCCGACGGACAAACCGCCACCCAATATTCTTTGCACCCACGTAATCCGCATTCTGTGTTGCACCGCAGGACTCACACTCAAACCACAAAAATACGACTCATGGCATATAAACACTCAGGAGCCAACTGTCTACGTGCACTCGTTCTGTCTCGGTAGCCACGCATAGCTGTACTCCACTCATCTGCAACAACGTGCTCATTGAAAGTACCTGTCCAGTATAGTAGCCACTGCAAGTCACTGCACACCTGATCGCCAGCCTGCTCGGCGATCAGTGTGTAACTATAGTAGACGTTAGAAATGATTGCTCACCTTTGGGAGCGAAAGTTGATCAAGAGCGGTATCAATCGCTGTTGTGAGCTCAGGAAGCGAGTCAAAGAACCGGTTGCTGAGGGCTGCCTGGAGCTGTCTCCAGCACTCCTCGACTGGGTTGAGTTCGGGAGAATACGCCGGTAACCTCACGAAGGTGAGGTCGTCACGGGCCGCCAGGTCCGTGACGGCCGACGCCTGAAAATACGGCGCTCCATCTAGCACGACAATCAAATTATCTTCGAACTCTTGGCATAACGCAAGAATGAAATGTTTTGCGTGGGCGGCGGTCACGTACTCTTCGAATCGAGTGAAAAAGCGATCACCGTTCTCGGTGATCGCGCCCAACA of the Natrialba magadii ATCC 43099 genome contains:
- a CDS encoding bacteriophage holin, translating into MSDSQSSVQEQTRALSAEAVETTGKVDAGALGLSAGIIWGAVVAFLELAAGTKYGERWRLLLADLYPGYSHEPGDLVWGTVLGFIDAYILGYLFGRLYNRLAE